The genomic segment CGGCATTACCTACGCCAGCGGCAGGATTGGCATTTTGCTGGCGGCACAGGAAATGCTGGATCGGGGACTGATTCTGAAGTAGGAGAAGAATGATGGAAAAGGATGCAAAAACCAACCCGGAGGAAACGAAGGAATCTAAAAAGCGACCGGAGGGCTCGGAGCAGCTGGTGGAGCAGATTCACCGGAAACGGCGGCGTTCCCTGAAATTCTGGCTCATCGGAGCGTTGGTACTGCTGATCGCAGTGGGAATTCTTGTGGGCGTACTGGTGCTGCGGCACAGGAGAAATGACGGGGTCCGGTATGCGGCGCTGCTGTCGGAGCGACTGGGAGCATCCCTTTCCGATGCCCAGTCCCATGCGGATGTATCCTTGTATACCACCCCTGCCTGCGGGTACTTAACGGATGTGGGTAAGTACAATGCGTTAATGGAAAGCGAGAAGCGTGTTTCCGTGTGCGGTATTCAGATCCCCCAGTGGGCGATCTTCTGTACCTCCGATGCCACCGGCAGGCTTTCCACCGTCCGGTACTGCAATTACACAGTGCTGGAGGACAGCATTCTGGGGCAGAAAAAGTCCGGGTATATTCTGCTGACGGATCTGGTGAAGGGTACCTCCAAGGCGGAAATGCTGAACGTACTGGGGCTGGATCCCTACACCATCACCTACCGGATGGATGTCAGTGCTGCTGAATACTGCTTCCGTTACTGCTACAGGGACGGAGACAGCAAGGATATGCTCTGTTATCAGATCCGGGTACAGGTACAGGACGATCAGGTGCTTGCAGTTTCGGACGAAAGAGTCAATGTTTTAACAGAGTTGCTTGCCTTCGAGAAAGAGGTTACAAAATAGGAGCATGATCCGGTTGGGAATATTGAGAAACGATAAAAAAGATTACAGAATAAATACAATTATCCCGGCTGTGCCGGTTTGCGACGCTGAAAATTTGACATTCCCCGGCATAACTGATACAATGAACAATGTGATCGTATGGATGAATTGCAAGAACCACTGTAAAGGAGAATCGGAACATGTCTGAGAACAGATTGTGCTATGGATGCATGGAAGTGAAAGGAGAACAGGTTGTCTGCCCCCACTGCGGCTATCAGGACGGCACACCGTATCTGCCGGATTACATTGCGCCTGGCACCATGCTGCGGGAGCGTTATCTGATCGGCGTACTGCTGGGGCATAACGGAGAGGGCGCTACCTATCTGGCTTACGATACCGTCATCTGCTGCAAGGTTCTGATTCGTGAATATATGCCCATCGGGCTTTGTACCCGGATCAAGGGCAAGCCGATCATCAGTGTGAATTATAATAACCTTGCCCAGTACAAGGCGCTGATGGCGGAGTATACGGAGTTGAACAAGACCCTTGCCCGTATGCGCAATCTGAGTCATATCAATCCCACTCTGGATCTGTTTGCAGAGAATAATACCACCTACACCGTGTTTGAATACACGGAGGGTGTGAAGCTGCTGGATTTCCTCAAGGACAATGCAGGAGAGCTGAGCTGGAATCAGGCGAAAAAAATGTTCCCGCCTCTGTTCACCACCCTGAGCCTGGTACATAACGCAGGCATTGTGCATCGGGGCATCAGTCCGGAAACCATTTATGTCACTGAGAAAGGCAATCTGCAGCTTTCTGCGTTCTGTATCTCCTCTGTGCGCACCGCCAATACCGAGTTGAAGACGGAGCTGTTTCCGGGCTATGCGGCACCGGAGCAGTACAGTGCCAGCGGCAGGCAGGGGACATGGACGGATGTATACGGCATCTGTGCGGTGCTGTACCGGATCCTGACCGGCTGCATGCCTACGGAGGCTCCCAGTCGGCTGGACAATGACAATCTTTGCGCTCCCCATGAGCTGAGCGGCAGCATTCCGGTGCATGTGTCCAGAGCCATTATGGATGGTCTGGCGCTGAACAGTGATGAGCGTACCCAGACCATTACCGAGCTTGTGACCCGGCTGTTTGAGGAGACGGAGGAGGAAACTGCCCAGCGTACCGCCGTGACACCGCCTCCCGTTCCCAAATATGAGCCGCAGCCGGAGCCGGAATATGAGGACGAAGAAGTATACGAAGACTATGAGGATTACGAGGATCTGAAGGATGGCAAATCTGCGGTCAGCGCCTTTGATAAGGTGAAGGTACCTATGATCATCGGGATTCTGCTGATTACAGTGATTCTGATTGTTGCCCTGGTACTGGCAAAGGTGTTCCGGGACAGTGATTCCCAGGTGATTTCCCAGAACAGCAGCACAAGCAGTTCTCTGAGTGATATTGTCACCGTTACCACAGAGGCTGTGACTGCCACCAAGGAGTATGACTCTGTGATGATCAATGTAGTGGGTATGGATTACAAGGCAAAGAAGGCAGATTTGGCAGAGTGGATCGAGCTGAACTGCATTGCGGAGGAGTACAGCGATGAGTATCCGGCAGGGCAGATCATCTGGCAGTCCGTAAAGGAAGGGGAGGACTTCAAGAGCGGCGATACCCTGGACGTAAAGGTAAGTCTTGGGCCGTCCAAGGTGAAGGTGCCGGAGTTCAAGGGCGTTACCCTTTCCGCCTACATTGCGGAGATCGAAAAGATCGGTATCAAGAATCATACCTCCACACCGGCTGTCAACTACAATTACGCCACCGGCGCAGTGATCAAGACCAGTGTAGAACCTGGTGAAACCATTGACCTGACCACGGATTACAAGTTTGTGATTACCTATGCGGACAATCCGGCAGTGACCACTACAGCGCCGCCGGCTGCTACCACTGCACCGACAGCGGAAACCACCGTTGCACCGCCGCCTGCGTCCCAGCCCGCACAACCCGGCAGCAATCCGGGAGATGGGGGACAGGATTTGCCCGGCATTGAAGAGGCGGATTGATTCTGAACAAAATCACAGTAAGAGCGCTGATCTTCGGATTGGCGCTCTTTTTGCGTCAGAACAGGGAAACGAAAAAGATCACAAGGATCATAGCCGGCGCCATCCATCTGAGGATCCACCGGAGGATACTGGGAAAGCGTACTGGGTAGGTGCCGTTTGAGGAAATCTCCTGCAGTAGCTTCGGGAAGCCCCAGATCCGGCTTGCCAGGATGCACAGGAAAAAGCCGCCGATGGGCATCAGCACATTGTCCGACAGGAATACCATCAGATCAAACAAGGACATGCCGAACAGGGTAAAGTCGCTCCATACTCCCATGGAAAGGGAATTTGCCACGCCGATGAGGGCAAAGCACAGAGTGGCAAGACCGGAAGCGGAGATCCGGTGCCAATGCAGACGATCAATAAAAAAGGCGGCGATGCTTTCCAACAGGGAAATGGCGGAGGTGACGGCGGCGATGAACACCAGAACGAAAAATGCAATGGCAAGCCACCTGCCCCCGGTCATGTGGTCAAACACATAGGGCAGAGAACGAAACAGCAGTCCCGATCCGGCGGAAGGCTCTAGCCCAAAGGAGAAGACGCAGGGTAGAATGGCGATGCCTGCAAGCAGGGCGATGATGAGATCAAACAAGGGGATCATGACTGCATTTTTTTGCAGATTCGCCTGCTTGTCCAGATAACTGCCGTAGGTGATGAGAGTCCCCATGCCGATGCTGAGACTGAAAAATACCTGCCCCATTGCCTGCACCAGAATCGTACCGAGGTCGGAAAAGCTTTGAATGTGGGAAAAGTCCGGCAGGAACAGAAATCGCAGTCCCTGTGCGGCACCGGGCAGAGTCAGGGCATAGCCGCCGATGCCGATCAGGGTGATCAGCAGCACCGGCAGAAAGATTTTGCTGATCCGTTCGATGCCCTTGGACACGCCGAATGCTACGATCCCAAAGCAGCATGCGGCAAACAACAGATGCCACAGCACCGGCTCCAGAGGCTTGGTGATAAAGCCGGTGTAATAGGTATCCGCATCCCCAAGGCTGCTGTGTCGGAGATAGGCAAATAGATATTTCAGCACCCAGCCGCCGATGACGCTGTAATAGGACAGGATCACAAAGGCGCCTACTACCCCTGCCGCCCCTACAAAGCCCCAGCGTGGGTGGATGGCTTTGCAGGCATCGATGGCATTGAGCCTGGTGGCACGCCCCACAGCCATTTCTGTCAGCAGCAGAGGCGCGCCCAGCAGGATCAGCAGGATCAGATAGAGGATCAGAAAGATGGCACCTCCGTTGCTGCCTGCAACATATGGAAACTTCCAGAGGTTTCCTAATCCGATGGCTGAGCCGGCTGCGGCAAGCAGAAAGCCCATATTTGAGGACCATTGTTCACGTTTCATAGGTTGTTGCGACTCCTTTTCTGTGATGCCGCAGGAAGGCAGATGAGATGCTCTGCTACATTCTGCGTGGTATGCAGATAGTATGTGAAAAAAGTTGAGGAATTATAAACAAAAATCAAAATGGGGCTTTTCACAGTCAGCAAAATGTGCTATAATTAAAGGCATGCATTGAGAGGAGAAGACTCAAGGCAGTTTTTGAGAGTTTTGAGGAGTTGTTTGATATCTATGAGATCCTATGATGAACTAAAGCGGTCAGCATTGGAGCGTTTTTTCGGCAAGATGAACCCAATGCAGCAGGAAGCGGTTTTTGCAGTCAACGGACCGGTTCTGGTGCTTGCGGGGGCGGGCAGCGGCAAAACAACCGTTATTGTCAACCGAATCGCCAATATGGTTTACTTCGGAAATGCCTATCACGAAAGTGGGCGGACGGTTTCTCAGGAGGATCTGGATTTTTTACAGGGCTATGTGGATGGTAGGGAAACAGATATTGACCGGCTGCGGGATGTGATTGCATCTGCGCCTATCCGGCCATGGAATATTCTTGCCATCACCTTTACAAATAAGGCGGCAGGGGAACTGAAATCCCGGTTGGAAGCTATGCTTGGGGAGCAGGGGCGGGATGTACATGCGGCGACCTTTCATTCCGCATGCGTGCGGATCCTGCGGCAGGAGATCGAACGGCTGGGGTATGACCGAAGCTTTACCATTTACGATTCTGACGACAGCCAGCGTATCATCAAGGGCTGCCTGTCCGATATGAACATATCCGAAAAGCAGTTCCCCCCCAAGTCCATTCTGGGAGAGATCAGTCGTGCCAAGGACAAGCTCCTGGATCCCGACCAGTTGGAGGCACAGGCATCCGGGGATTACCGGCGGCTTGCCATTGCAAAGATCTACCGGGAGTATCAAAACCGATTGAAGAAATCCAATGCGGTGGATTTTGATGATATCATCCGCCTCACCGTGCAGATCTTTTCAGAATTCCCGGATGCACTGGAAAAGTACCGCAGTAAGTATAAGTATATTCTGGTGGATGAGTATCAGGACACCAACCAGGCGCAATTCCGGCTGGTGAGCCTGCTGTCCGCTGCCCATCAGAACCTGTGCGTGGTGGGAGATGATGACCAGAGCATCTACAAATTCCGGGGTGCTACCATTGAAAATATCCTGAATTTTGAGGAGCAGTTTACCGGCAGTAAGGTGATCCGGCTGGAGCAGAACTACCGTTCCACCGGTACGATCCTGGATGCGGCAAACTCGGTGATCCGGCACAACCGTTCCCGGAAGGAAAAGAAGCTGTGGACCCAGGGGGACAAGGGCAGCAAGATCTACTGGTACCGTGCCATGAACGAAATGGACGAGGCGAAATTTGTGGCACAGACCATTCTGGAGCATGTGCAGCAGGGGAGTACCTACAGCAGCCATGCGGTACTGTACCGGATGAATGCCCAGTCCAATATGCTGGAGCGTGCCTTTGTGCAGAGCGGTGTGCCCTACCGGGTATACGGGGGCATGCGGTTCTTTGACCGGAAGGAAATCAAGGATATTACCGCATATTTAAGCGTCATTGACAACAGCAATGATATGCTCCGGTTCCGCCGGATCATCAACGAGCCCAAGCGGGGCATCGGGGACGCCACCCTGTCCATGCTGGACGATATCACCCGGGATCTGGGGCTGTCCCCCATGGAGGTGCTGCGGAACGCAGGGGATTATCCGGTTCTGTCGAAAAAAGCAGCAAGCCTGCGCAGTGTGGCGAAAATGTTTGATGCTTTGACAGAAGCGGCGGAAACACTGCCTTTGGATGAATTCTTTGATCTGTTGCTGGAGAAAACCGGCTATAAGGCGATGCTGACCGCAATGGGGGATGAGGGCGTTACCAAGCTGGAAAACGTGGAGGAGTTGAAATCCACTCTGCTGACCTATATGGAAGGGGCAGAGGAGCCTACGCTCAGCGGCTTTTTGGAGGAAATCTCCCTGTACACGGATCAGGATCGGAACGAGGAAGCGGACGATGCGGTGACTCTGATGACCATCCACTCTGCCAAGGGTCTGGAGTATGATACCGTGTTCCTGATCGGTATGGAGGATGGGATCTTCCCCGGCGTGCGGAGCATGGAAAGCGAAGAATCCCTGGAGGAGGAACGGCGGCTGGCGTATGTTGCCATCACCCGTGCCAAGCGGCAGTTGTATCTGGTCAGTGCGGCGCAGCGTATGCTGTTCGGTACCACCAACCGGAATCTCACCTCCCGGTTCCTCAAGGAGATCGACCCGGAATTGATCGAAAAGCACGACAATACGGTTTCCGCACGGAATGTGAAGGAACCGGCGGTCACTGCCGTGCATTCTATTTCCCTGCAGCAACAGCTTGCCAAGCAAAAATCCCAGGCAGGCACCGGAGAGCAGAGCGTCCATTACGCCCAGGGGGATCGGATCCACCACAACATTTTCGGGGATGGTACGATTTTGACCGTGCGGGAAATGGCAAACGATGCCCTGCTGGAGATTGAGTTCGACAAGGTGGGCAAGAAAAAGCTGATGGCGAATTTCGCCAAGATCAAAAAAATATAAGGCAAAGGGCAGGCTTATCAAAGCCTGCCCTTTTATATCTTTTTCCGGAATTGGGATGGTGTGCTGCCGGTCTGCTCTTTGAACTGGCGGATAAAGTAGGATGCGCTGGCGTAACCGCACATTTCTGCGACCTTTTCAATGGGGATTTCCGGGTTTTTCAGCAGCTCCGTTGCAAATTGGATCCGGCTGGTGATGATATCCTGGGTGACGCTTGTGCCAAATGTTTCCGAGTACAGATGCTGGAAGCGGGAACGGCTCAGCGACAGATCCGCTGCCATGTCGTCAATGTTCCAGGTGTAGCCCTGCCGCCGGAAGATGCACTCCCGGATCCACATGAGCCGCTCACCATAGTTGGATTCGGAAAAGACCGAAACCGGTGCCAGACTTTCCAGTTGTTCATGGAGCTTATTGAGCAAAATGTGAAAATAAGCGTTTACCGTATCCACCCGGTGGGTGTGTGCGGAGTAGAACTCGTGACACATGGTGCGCATCAGCATGGACAGTCCGGTGATATCCCCCAGGCAAACAGGCTTGTTCAGAGGAATTTCATAGTGCTTGATCAGTGCTTGTTCCTGTTCATCCGGACCGAAGTGCATCCAGTCGTCGATGTATTCCCCATGCTTCGGATCTGTCCGGTAAAATTGCGGATATTCCGATGTATATAAAATGTAGGAGCCTGCGGTTGCGTGGATCTCCTCTCCTTCGATCTGAAAGATTGCTGGTGTTTTGATCAGAAGCAGGAGCCAGTCTCCCGCACCCTGGGGTCGCTCAATGTTAAAATCCAATCCGTGACGGTGGTGATATCCCAGTTCATCCATTCGCATGTTGATCCCTCCCTGTTGTCTTCATATCATAACGCAATGTTTACACTTTGTCAATATCGTATTGTATTTTATAGTGTTAGCACAAAACTGAAATGATTACAGCATAAAACTTCATTGACGGCGGTCAATACATTTGGTATAATCAATAAAAAAGATCACATATCAGAAAAGATATTGTCGAACTTCACGGGGGAGGAATATGAATGAACGTTAAAAAATTTGCCGCTGGCATGACGGCAATGCTCTGTTGCGCAGGGGTTCTGTCCTATCTGCCGCCCATGCCGGCAAAGACCTATGCCACAGAGTTGGTCAGCAATGACTTTGAGGCCAACTATGACGGCTGGTACGGCAATGCGGATGCTGTCAAACTGACTGCCCAGTATGGTGTTGGCGTGGATGGTTCCCGGGGTATGCTGGTAACCGGCAGAACCAGTCTGTCAGACGGCGCAAGCTCTTCCAAGGGCCTGTACCTGGAGGGC from the Ruminococcus champanellensis 18P13 = JCM 17042 genome contains:
- a CDS encoding protein kinase domain-containing protein — encoded protein: MSENRLCYGCMEVKGEQVVCPHCGYQDGTPYLPDYIAPGTMLRERYLIGVLLGHNGEGATYLAYDTVICCKVLIREYMPIGLCTRIKGKPIISVNYNNLAQYKALMAEYTELNKTLARMRNLSHINPTLDLFAENNTTYTVFEYTEGVKLLDFLKDNAGELSWNQAKKMFPPLFTTLSLVHNAGIVHRGISPETIYVTEKGNLQLSAFCISSVRTANTELKTELFPGYAAPEQYSASGRQGTWTDVYGICAVLYRILTGCMPTEAPSRLDNDNLCAPHELSGSIPVHVSRAIMDGLALNSDERTQTITELVTRLFEETEEETAQRTAVTPPPVPKYEPQPEPEYEDEEVYEDYEDYEDLKDGKSAVSAFDKVKVPMIIGILLITVILIVALVLAKVFRDSDSQVISQNSSTSSSLSDIVTVTTEAVTATKEYDSVMINVVGMDYKAKKADLAEWIELNCIAEEYSDEYPAGQIIWQSVKEGEDFKSGDTLDVKVSLGPSKVKVPEFKGVTLSAYIAEIEKIGIKNHTSTPAVNYNYATGAVIKTSVEPGETIDLTTDYKFVITYADNPAVTTTAPPAATTAPTAETTVAPPPASQPAQPGSNPGDGGQDLPGIEEAD
- a CDS encoding sodium-dependent transporter, which translates into the protein MKREQWSSNMGFLLAAAGSAIGLGNLWKFPYVAGSNGGAIFLILYLILLILLGAPLLLTEMAVGRATRLNAIDACKAIHPRWGFVGAAGVVGAFVILSYYSVIGGWVLKYLFAYLRHSSLGDADTYYTGFITKPLEPVLWHLLFAACCFGIVAFGVSKGIERISKIFLPVLLITLIGIGGYALTLPGAAQGLRFLFLPDFSHIQSFSDLGTILVQAMGQVFFSLSIGMGTLITYGSYLDKQANLQKNAVMIPLFDLIIALLAGIAILPCVFSFGLEPSAGSGLLFRSLPYVFDHMTGGRWLAIAFFVLVFIAAVTSAISLLESIAAFFIDRLHWHRISASGLATLCFALIGVANSLSMGVWSDFTLFGMSLFDLMVFLSDNVLMPIGGFFLCILASRIWGFPKLLQEISSNGTYPVRFPSILRWILRWMAPAMILVIFFVSLF
- a CDS encoding ATP-dependent helicase; its protein translation is MRSYDELKRSALERFFGKMNPMQQEAVFAVNGPVLVLAGAGSGKTTVIVNRIANMVYFGNAYHESGRTVSQEDLDFLQGYVDGRETDIDRLRDVIASAPIRPWNILAITFTNKAAGELKSRLEAMLGEQGRDVHAATFHSACVRILRQEIERLGYDRSFTIYDSDDSQRIIKGCLSDMNISEKQFPPKSILGEISRAKDKLLDPDQLEAQASGDYRRLAIAKIYREYQNRLKKSNAVDFDDIIRLTVQIFSEFPDALEKYRSKYKYILVDEYQDTNQAQFRLVSLLSAAHQNLCVVGDDDQSIYKFRGATIENILNFEEQFTGSKVIRLEQNYRSTGTILDAANSVIRHNRSRKEKKLWTQGDKGSKIYWYRAMNEMDEAKFVAQTILEHVQQGSTYSSHAVLYRMNAQSNMLERAFVQSGVPYRVYGGMRFFDRKEIKDITAYLSVIDNSNDMLRFRRIINEPKRGIGDATLSMLDDITRDLGLSPMEVLRNAGDYPVLSKKAASLRSVAKMFDALTEAAETLPLDEFFDLLLEKTGYKAMLTAMGDEGVTKLENVEELKSTLLTYMEGAEEPTLSGFLEEISLYTDQDRNEEADDAVTLMTIHSAKGLEYDTVFLIGMEDGIFPGVRSMESEESLEEERRLAYVAITRAKRQLYLVSAAQRMLFGTTNRNLTSRFLKEIDPELIEKHDNTVSARNVKEPAVTAVHSISLQQQLAKQKSQAGTGEQSVHYAQGDRIHHNIFGDGTILTVREMANDALLEIEFDKVGKKKLMANFAKIKKI
- a CDS encoding helix-turn-helix transcriptional regulator; the protein is MRMDELGYHHRHGLDFNIERPQGAGDWLLLLIKTPAIFQIEGEEIHATAGSYILYTSEYPQFYRTDPKHGEYIDDWMHFGPDEQEQALIKHYEIPLNKPVCLGDITGLSMLMRTMCHEFYSAHTHRVDTVNAYFHILLNKLHEQLESLAPVSVFSESNYGERLMWIRECIFRRQGYTWNIDDMAADLSLSRSRFQHLYSETFGTSVTQDIITSRIQFATELLKNPEIPIEKVAEMCGYASASYFIRQFKEQTGSTPSQFRKKI